One region of Trichosurus vulpecula isolate mTriVul1 chromosome 1, mTriVul1.pri, whole genome shotgun sequence genomic DNA includes:
- the LOC118844845 gene encoding 60S ribosomal protein L7 → MAGVEEKKKLPSVPESLLKKRKAFAILKAKRLKKKMAIKKLRKIRRKVIYEKAKAYHKEYRQMYRSEIRLARMARKAGNYYVPAEPKLAFVIRIRGINGVSPKVRKVLQLLRLRQIFNGTFVKLNKASINMLRIVEPYIAWGYPNLKSVNDLIYKRGYGKIKKQRIALTDNALIAKSLGKYGIICMEDLIHEIYTVGKHFKAANNFLWPFKLSSPRGGMKKKTTHFVEGGNAGNREDQINRLIRRMN, encoded by the coding sequence ATGGCGGgcgtagaagaaaagaaaaagctaccATCCGTTCCAGAATCCCTTCTGAAAAAGCGAAAGGCTTTTGCAATACTGAAGGCCAAACGCTTGAAGAAGAAGATGGCTATTAAAAAGCTCCGTAAAATACGGAGAAAAGTTATCTATGAAAAAGCAAAAGCCTACCATAAGGAGTACAGACAGATGTACAGGAGTGAAATCCGGCTGGCTAGAATGGCACGCAAAGCTGGCAACTACTATGTACCTGCTGAACCCAAGTTAGCTTTTGTGATCAGAATCAGAGGTATCAATGGTGTTAGCCCAAAGGTCCGAAAAGTATTGCAACTTCTTCGTCTTCGCCAAATCTTCAATGGCACTTTTGTTAAACTTAACAAGGCTTCTATTAACATGCTGAGGATTGTGGAACCATACATTGCATGGGGTTACCCAAACCTGAAGTCTGTGAATGACTTGATTTACAAACGTGGTTATGGCAAGATCAAGAAACAGAGGATTGCCCTGACGGATAATGCCCTTATTGCAAAATCTCTTGGTAAATATGGAATTATCTGCATGGAGGATTTGATCCATGAGATCTACACTGTTGGCAAGCACTTCAAAGCTGCCAACAACTTCCTGTGGCCCTTCAAATTATCTTCTCCACGAGGCGGAATGAAGAAAAAGACTACACATTTTGTGGAAGGTGGAAATGCTGGTAACAGGGAAGACCAGATCAACAGGCTTATTAGAAGAATGAACTAA